TGGTGCTGCGGCACGAGCCGCAGGAGTTCGACGAGAAGAGCGTGTTCGCCGGACGCGCCTACACGACGCATGCGCAGGTGCAGAACAAGGCGGTGAATGCGAAGTTCCACGGCGCCGCGGCCGTGCTGCTGGTGAACGATCTGCCGAACCACTCGGGAGACGAGGACCGGCTGGACCGTTTTTCGAGCCGCGTGGGGCCGACCTCGGCGGATATTCCTGTCGTGCAGGTGCGCGCCGCCGTGGCCGAGAAATGGCTGGAGCGCGCCGGGATCAGCCTGAAGCAGTGGATCGAGGAAACGGACCGGACGCTGAAGCCGAAGCCGGTGGCGCTGCCTGGCGTGCGCCTGGAGGCAGCCGCGGATGTGGTGCGGCGGCGCAGCGCGTCGCCGAACGTGGCCGCGTATCTGCCGGGAGAGACGGATGAATACGTGGTGATCGGTGCGCACTTCGATCATCTGGGCCTGGGCGAGCAGAGCTCGATGGCGCCGGACCAGGCGGGGAAGGCGGTGCACCCGGGGGCGGACGACAACGCTTCAGGCACGGCCGGACTGCTGGAGCTGGCGGCGTACTTCGCCGGGCGGCCGAAACAGAAGCGCGGGATTCTGTTTCTGGCGTTTTCGGGCGAAGAGCTGGGGCTGATCGGCTCGAACTTCTACGTCAACAATCCGCTGCTGCCGCTGAAGAGGGCCGTGGCGATGATCAACATGGACATGATCGGGCGCATCCAGAACGGGCGCGTATACGTGGGCGGCACGGGGACGGGCGATTCGCTGAAGCAGATTCTGGAAGAGGCCAAAGCCGGCTCGCCGCTGCAGTTCGATTACTCCGATCAGGGCGGGTACGGATCGAGCGATCATTTTTCGTTCGTGAACAAGGAGGTGCCGGTGCTGTTCTTCTTCTCGGGGCTGCACGCGGACTATCACAAGCCGTCCGACACGTGGGACAAGATCAACGCGGCGGAGGCGGCGCAGATGCTGGAAGTGGTGGCGCGGGTGGCGGAGAAGCTGGCTGGGGGCGAGGCGCGTCCGCAGTATGTGAAGGTGCAGATGCCGCAGCAGCCGGCGATGGCGGGCAGCGCGGGTTCGGGCGCGTGGTTCGGCTCGGTGCCGGACATGGGGGAGTCGAAGGACGGCTTCCGGATTTCGGACGTGATGAAGGGATCGCCCGCGGAGGCGGCGGGGCTGAAAGGCGGGGACGTGATCATCGAGTTCGACGGCAAGCCGATCTCGAACCTGTACGACTTCACGTATGCGCTGCGGATGAAGAAGCCGGGCGACGTGGTGGTGGTGAAATACCGGCGGGAGGGGCAGGTTCACGAGACGCAGGCGACGCTGCGGAGCCGGGGGCAGATGCGGTGACGTCCGGCTAACGTCCGGGCGGGGGTCTGCCGATGAGAGAAGAGAGGCATGGCACAAGCATTACTGCCTGAAGGCGCGGTGTGGGATCTGCCGCCGGTGATCCTGCACCCGTTCTCCGATCCCGCCGGGCCCGACCAGCTTGTGGAGAGCAGCCGCGCCCATCTGATGCTGGAAGGGATTCTGCCGATGGGGGGGCTGACGGAGGAGGAGCTTCTGCGGCGGCTTCTGTCGGGGCGTCTGACGGAAGTGAAGATGCTTTTTTATGTGGGGCGGGATCTGGAGCGGTGGCTGAGCCAGTGCGCGGAGATGGCGGCGCGGGACGCGGACCTGTCGCGAGCCGGGGTGAACGCGGCGAGCTTCGCCGATCTGCTGGTGGAACATCCCCCGGAGAAGGTGCTTGCGAAGCTGACGAAGTGGGGCGTGTCCGACTACAAGTCGATCTTCTCGCGCGCCCTGGGCTTGCAGGCGGCGTTCGCGCAGCCGCCGGACTTTGATTTCGTGACTCCGGCGTTCATCCGGAACTATTTCCGTTTCGCCGATCAGCTCTGGCAGGCGCGCCAATCGCTGCAGAGCTTCCCCACGCTGCCTCCGCAGCAGTTCCGTTTCGAGCTGTACGCCTCGGCCGAGTACGCGCGCATGCTCGAGCGGCAGTGGGAAGAGGGCTGAAGCCCCGGCGCGCTTCGAGAGAAAGCCTGCTTGCCCACCGCCGGGGCTGGGACGCCGCGTTCCCGGCTTGCCGGGATATGATGTTCCGGTAGCAGAGGAACGCAGCATGGAATCCACCCGCCGGACCTTTCTGATGAGCACGGCCGCGACGGCCGTTCTGGCTCAACCGTCTCCCAATGACCGCATCCGGCTTGGGCTGATCGGCTGCGGCGGCCGCGGGCGCGACCTGCTGAAGATGGTGGTCTCGTCGGGCGAGAACGCGGCGATCACGGCCGTGTGCGACGTGTGGCGCGTCAACCGGGAGGCGATGGCGCGCGAGGTGGAGATGGCGTTCGGCCAGGCGCCGTTCCAGACGACGCGGTATCAGGAGATTCTGGCGCGCAAGGACGTGGATGCGGTGCTGATCGCCACGCCGGATTTCACGCATCCGAAGATCCTGGCCGATGCCGTGCAGGCGGGCAAGGACGCCTACGTCGAGAAGCCGTTCGCGACGACGTTTGAAGAGGCGCGGATGGCGTACGACGCGGTGAAGCGGACGGACCGCGTGGTGCAGGTGGGGACGCAGCGGCGCAGCGAGGCGAAGTTCATGGCCGCAGCCGAGGCCATCCGGAAGGGCGTGATCGGCAAGGTGACGCGGGTGTCGATGGAGTATCACTTCTTCGAGCCGCGCTGGCGGCGCGATTACCACATGATTACGGCGGAAGACGTCGACTGGGAGGCGTTCCGGTTCGGCGGGCGCATCCAGGGCGGGTTCGATCCGCGCAAGCTGCGGGAGTGGCAGCTGTTCCGCGACACCACGAACGGCATTCCGGGCTTGTGGATGACGCATCTGATCGACCTAGCGGCGTGGTATCTGAACGATCCGTTTCCGAAGGGCGCCATGGCGATGGGCGGCGTGTATCACTGGAAAGACGGGCGGCAGACGAGCGATGTTTTCCAGGCGATGCTCGAGTACACGGACTGCCTGGTGACGTTCGCCATGAGCCTGACGAATTCGGCGGGCGGGCGGAACCTGTGGTTCGGGATCAAGGGCGTGCTGGACGCCGAGGCGAACCGCGTTTCCGGCGACGGGAGCCGCGATCCGGACCGGGTGATGCAGCCCTACACGCTGCCGCTGCCGCCGGAGGTCGAGTCGCACATGGCGAACTTCCTGCGCTGCATGCGCACGCGGGCGACGCCGCGGGCGAGCGTCGAGGCGGGCTATGCGCACGCCGTGGCGACGTGCATGGCGGCGGTGTCGCTGGAGACGGGGCGCCGCGTGGGCTACGACCCGGTGAAGCGGGAGCTGACATGACGCGGCGGGAGTTTCTGGCGGCTCCGGCGATGCTCGTGCAGAAAGGCGCGCCGGCGGTGCGCTCGATCGAGGCGCTGCCGGTGCGGTATCCGGTGACGGGCTATTTCCGCTTCTTCACGAAGCCGGAGCGTCCGGCGGTGTTCGTCAAGATCACCTGCGAAGACGGCACGACGGGCTGGGGTCAGAGCGTGCCGATTCCGACGTGGAGCTACGAGACGCTGGAGTCGGTGACGGGCACGATCCGGCAGTATCTGGCGCCGGTGCTGATCGGGCTGAACGCGACCGACATCGCCGAAGCGCACCGGCGCATGAACCGCGCCATCGCGCCGTCGTTTTCGACGGGCATGCCGATTGCGAAATCCGGCATCGACATGGCGCTGCACGACATCGCGGGGAAGCTGGCGGGGAAGAACATCGCCGACCTGTGGCAGCGGAAGCCGATCGGGAAGATCACGCTGAGCTGGACGGTGAACGTGCGCTCGATGGGGGAGGCGGAAGAGCTGCTGGAAGCGGGGCGCAAACAGGGCTACCGGCATTTCAACATCAAGGTGGCGCCGGATCCGAAGTTCGATGTCGAGCTGGCGCGCCGCGTGCGGAGGTTCGCGCCGGAGTGCTTCCTGTGGGCGGACGCCAACGGCGGCTACAATCTGGCGACGGCGCTGGACGTGCTGCCGAAGCTGCGCGACGCGGGCGTCGACGTGATGGAGCAGCCGCTGCCGCCGAACCGGCTCTCCGGGCTGCGCGAGCTGAAGAAGCAGGGGGCGCTGCCGCTGCTGCTGGACGAGGGCGTGGTGAGCGTGGCGGACCTGGAGGAGTTTCACAAGCTGGGGCTGATGGACGGCGTGGCGATGAAGCCGGCGCGCACGGCGGGGCTGTGGGACGGGCGGCAGCAGGTGGAGTATCTGGAGCGGCACGGGCTCATGTTCCTGGGCAGCGGGCTGACGGACCCGGACGTCAGCCTGGCGGCGTCGCTGGCGCTTTACGCCGCGTACGGGCTGAAATATCCTGCGGCGCTGAACGGGCTGCAGTTCCTTGCCGGATCGTGGCTGAAGACGCCGTTCCGGCTGGAGGACGGCGCGCTGCGCGCGCCGCGCGGACCGGGGCTGGGAGTGGAAGTGGACGAGGAGAAGCTCCGCCGTGATTCGCAAGGTTAGAACAGGAAAGATTCTTTTTGTTTTGGCTGCGCTTCCTGCCGCGGCGCAGATGGAGTGGCGCGAGCTGCCGGGCGGGCGCGTGGAGGTGCTGGACGCGGGGCGTCCCGCGCTCGTGTACAACGCCGGTCCGCAACTGCCCGCGGGCGTGCCGGAGCACCGCAGGCGCTGCTGCTACATCTTTCCCGTGTTCACGCCCGGGGGCGTGAACGTGCTGGACGACTTTCCCAAAGACCACTATCATCATCACGGGCTGTTCTGGGCGTGGCCGGTGGTGGAAACATCTTCGGGGCGTTTTGATTTATGGATGTACCGCGGGATCGAGCACCGGTTCGAGGGCTGGATCCGGCGGGACCCGCGCGAGGGCGCCGCGCAGCTGGTGGCCGAGAACGGCTGGTATGTGAAGGACGCGCGGATCGTGCGGGAGGTGGCGGAGATTCTGGTGCATCCGGCGAAGGGCGATGAACGGCGCATCGACGTGACGCTGGAGTGGGAGGCGCTGAAGGGGCCGGTGACGCTGCGCGGCTCGCAGGAAGAGGGCAAGAGCTACGGCGGGTTCAGCGCGCGTTTCGCGCCGCGCGAGGGCACCGCGATCCGGACGAGCGAAGGGGCGGTGACGAAAGACGAGGACCTGGTGCGGCACCGCTGGGCGGAGCTGGAAGCCGTCTACGGCGGGCGCAAAGCCGTGCTGCGGATCACGCCGCACGAGAGCAGCCCGGGCGCGCCTTATCAGTGGTGCCTGAGGGAGTACGGTTTCGTGGGAGCGTCCTTTCCGGGGCGGACGGCGGAATCGAACGGCTACACGCTGCAGCCGGGCGTTCCGCTGCGGCTGCGGTTCACGGTGACCGTGGCCGACGTGCGCTGAGACGGGCCCGCCTGCGCGCGGCTAGAATGGGAGAAACGCGCGCCTGTCTTCGCGCGTCCGCATGGAGGAGAACCTGCCGGAAACAGAAAGGCGGGAATCCGTTCTTTCCCCTGGAGCTTCATGATGCAGACAGTCCGCACTGTTTTTGTTTTAATCGCCGCGCTGTGCGCGCTCCGCGCCGACGTGGTGCTGCTCTCGAACGGAGACCGGGTGAGCGGCCAGGTGGTTTCGGCCGACGGCAAGACGGTGGTGATCAGGACGCCCTACGCGGGCGAGCTGAAGATCGACCGCTCGGCGGTGTCGGAGGTGCGGGTGGAAGCGCCGATGTACGTGACGCTGGCCGAGGGCGCGGTGATTGTTTCGAAAGTGGAGACCACGGAGAAGTCCGTGCGGCTGGTGCAGCCGGACGGGCTGGTGAAGACCGTCGCGCCGGCGGAAATCACGGCGATGCGCAACGAAGCGGCGCAACGGGCGTGGGAGCGCGAAGAGGAGCGGTGGAAGCATCCGCGCTTCAACGATTTCTGGCGCGGCTCGATGACGTTTTCGATCGCCAACACGGCGGGCAACGCGCGCACGTCGACGCTGAGCACGGCGGCCAACGCCGTGCGGGAAGCGGGCAGGAACGTGCTGGCGCTGAATTTCTCGCAGATTTACGCCACGCAGAGCACGACGGAGCCGTTCGGACCGACGGCGAACCGCATCAGCGGGTCGATCCGCGCCGACCGGCGGGCGGACGGGCGGTTCTTTCTTTACGGCATCAATGCCTACGACTACGACCGATTTTTGTCGCTCGATCTGCGCAGCGTGTTCGGCGGCGGCCTGGGCTACAAGCCGTGGACGAGCCGGCGCGGGTCGCTCGAGCTGAGCGGCGGCGCCAACTGGAACCGTGAAAAGTTCAGCCGCGAGGAAGGGCCGCTGGTCCGCAACTCTGGCGAAGCAGCCGCGGGGCAGGAGCTGACGCTGGTGCTGCTGTCGCGGCTGAAGCTGTTCGAGCGCGCCGGGTTCTTCCCGAACCTGACCAACCGGGGCGAGTACCGCTTCAACTTCGACGCAAACGCGGCGGTGCCGGTGATGAAATGGCTGGAATGGACCGTGGGCGTGAACGACCGGTACCTTTCCAATCCTCTGCCGGGCAAGAAGAAGAACGACATCGCCATCACGATGGGCGTGCGCGTCAGCTTTGATCA
This DNA window, taken from Bryobacteraceae bacterium, encodes the following:
- a CDS encoding oxidoreductase, with translation MESTRRTFLMSTAATAVLAQPSPNDRIRLGLIGCGGRGRDLLKMVVSSGENAAITAVCDVWRVNREAMAREVEMAFGQAPFQTTRYQEILARKDVDAVLIATPDFTHPKILADAVQAGKDAYVEKPFATTFEEARMAYDAVKRTDRVVQVGTQRRSEAKFMAAAEAIRKGVIGKVTRVSMEYHFFEPRWRRDYHMITAEDVDWEAFRFGGRIQGGFDPRKLREWQLFRDTTNGIPGLWMTHLIDLAAWYLNDPFPKGAMAMGGVYHWKDGRQTSDVFQAMLEYTDCLVTFAMSLTNSAGGRNLWFGIKGVLDAEANRVSGDGSRDPDRVMQPYTLPLPPEVESHMANFLRCMRTRATPRASVEAGYAHAVATCMAAVSLETGRRVGYDPVKRELT
- a CDS encoding mandelate racemase, translating into MTRREFLAAPAMLVQKGAPAVRSIEALPVRYPVTGYFRFFTKPERPAVFVKITCEDGTTGWGQSVPIPTWSYETLESVTGTIRQYLAPVLIGLNATDIAEAHRRMNRAIAPSFSTGMPIAKSGIDMALHDIAGKLAGKNIADLWQRKPIGKITLSWTVNVRSMGEAEELLEAGRKQGYRHFNIKVAPDPKFDVELARRVRRFAPECFLWADANGGYNLATALDVLPKLRDAGVDVMEQPLPPNRLSGLRELKKQGALPLLLDEGVVSVADLEEFHKLGLMDGVAMKPARTAGLWDGRQQVEYLERHGLMFLGSGLTDPDVSLAASLALYAAYGLKYPAALNGLQFLAGSWLKTPFRLEDGALRAPRGPGLGVEVDEEKLRRDSQG